GACAACCCCGAGGAGGTCGAGCTGGTCCGCGAGAGTGTGGCATTCTTCGACGACCTCCAGCAGAGGGTCGACCTCGGGCTGCGCCATCAGGGGTATCTGTTCGTCGCTCGCACCGACGACGGCGCCCGGACTCAGCGCGATCTCGTCGCGGCCCAGCGTACGTGGGGACTCGATGATGTCGAGCTCCTGGACGGCCCGGACGCGAGGCGCCGTTTCCCGTACCTGGCGGGCGACATCGTCAATGCGCGCTTCCGCCAGGGGGATGGCTGGCTCGACCCGCGACGCCTAGCCCTCGAGCTGGCGCAGGCGAGCGGGGCACGCTTCGAAACGGGCAGGCTCGTGACCGGTTTCGTGCGGGAGGGCGATCGCGTTCGCGGCGTCACGACGCCGGCCGGATCGGTCGCCGCGGAGACCGTTGTCATCGCGGCCGGGCCGCTCTCCGGGCCCCTCGGCAGGCTGGCGGGCCTCGACCTGCCCTTGGCAACCGTGCGCCGGCAGAAGCTGATCATCCCCGACGTGCCGCAGGTGCCACCCGATGCGCCGATGACGATCGAGTTCGAGACCGGCGCCCATTGGCGGCCCGCAGGCCGCGGAGCTCACGCGCTCTGGACCGCCCCCGCGCCGGCCGAGCCACCGCTCGACGATGTCCCAACCTCCGCGGCCTTCGCCTTCGGTCTCCTCGACCCGACGAGCGATCACGCGCTCGCGCGCACCGTTCCCTTCTGGAAGGACGTCTGGAACTCGTCGCGGTTGTCATGGTGGTTGCAGGCCGGCCAGTACACCTACACTCCCGACCGGCGACCGCTGTTGGGACCGACCGAGATACCCGGGCTGGCGGTCAACACCGGCTACAGCGGTCACGGCATCATGGGCAGCATTGGCGGCAGTCGCCGAGCCGTGGACGCGATCACCGGGCGGTTGAAGCCGGTGGATAATCCGTTCCGGCCGGATCGGCCGATGCACAGCCGCTCCTTCGACATCCTGTAGCGGTCCGAAAAGCGCGACCCTTTAGACTTTCGCGGAATGGAAGCTGAGCGGAGCGAGCAGGAGCTGCAGCGGCGACAGAAACTGCAGACGCTTCGCTCGCAGGGCATCGAGCCGTACCAGAGCCGCTTCGATCGCACCCACAGCTCGGCGGACGGTGTCGCCTTGTTCGAGCAAGCAGAAAAGTCTTCAGGTGCGGAGGCCCGCAGCGATCGCGTCGCCCTCGCCGGTCGCCTGGTTGCGATCCGGGTGATGGGGAAGGCCACCTTCGCGCACATCCAGGACTACGCCGGGCGGGTCCAGCTCCTGGCCAAGGTCGATAAGCTCGGGGAGGAAGCCTACAAGCGATTTACCGACCTGGACCTGGGCGACATCGTCGGCGTGCACGGCACACTCTTTCGGACCAGGCGTGGCGAGATCACCTGCGAGATCGAGGATTTCGTCCTGCTGGCCAAGGCGCTGCGACCGTTGCCCGAGAAATACCACGGTTTGAAAGACAAGGAGCTCCGTTACCGGCAACGCTATCTGGATCTGATCGCGAATCCCGAGGTGATGGATGTCTTCCTCAGCCGCAGCCGCCTGGTGGACGAGACTCGGACGTTTCTCCGCGGCCGCGCATTCGTCGAGGTCGAGACGCCGGTTCTGCAGGCGATGGCCGGCGGGGCCGCCGCGCGCCCCTTTCGCACCCACCACAACGCACTCGACATGGACCTCTATCTGCGCATCGCGCTCGAGCTATACCTCAAGCGGCTCATCATCGGCGGCTACGACCGCGTCTACGAGATCGGCCGGATCTTCCGCAACGAGGGAATGGATCAGTGGCACAGCCCCGAGTACACCATGCTCGAGCTCTACCAGGCCTACACCGATGTCGAGGGCATGATGGAGCTCACCGAGTCGTTGGTGATTCACCTGGTCGAGCGGGTGAAAGGCCATCCCACGATCCAGTACCAGGGCCAGGAAATCGCGTTCACCCGGCCCTTCAAGCGAATCGAGATGGTGGACGCCGTCAGCCGGGTGGTCGGTCAGGACGTGAGCAAGGCCGATGTGCCGGCCCTCGCGGCGCTGCTCAAGCAGTACAACATCGAGCCCAAGCCCGGCCTTGGGTGGGGCGGCCTCGTCGCCGAGCTGTTCGAGGAACTCGTGCAGGACACGCTGGTCCAGCCAACCTTCGTGCTCGGGCACCCGGTTGAGGTTTCCCCACTGGCGCGGCGCCGCACCAGTGACCCGCGTCTGACCGATCGCTTCGAGCTCTTCATCGCCGGGGAAGAGATCGCCAACGCATTCTCGGAGCTCAACGATCCTGATGATCAGCGAACCCGCTTCGAAGACCAGGCTCGTGCACGCGCCGCGGGCGATGAGGAGACGCATCCGATGGACGAGGACTTCCTCACGGCGCTCGAATACGGCTTTCCACCGACCGGAGGGATGGGGCTGGGCATCGACCGGCTGATCGCCATCCTCACCGACCAGCCCTCGATCCGCGACGTCATCCTCTTTCCCAATCTGCGTGCCCGTCATGCTGAGTCTTAACTTCATCCACGAGCACCCGGACCTCGTCAAGGAGGGCGCGCGCAAGAAGGGCGAGCCGGCGCCGGTCGATGAGATCCTCCGCCTCGATGCGGAGCGCCGCGAGATGGTCACGAAGCTGGAGCAGCTGAAGGCCGAGCAAAACCGGCGATCGGCCGCCATGGCGAAGAGCCGCGACGAGGCGGCGGTCGAAGAGCTCCGCCGAATGCGGGACGAGGTCAAGGCCCTCGAGCAGAAGGTCGCGCCCATCGACGCCCGGCTCAACGCCCTGCTACTCGAAGTCCCGAACCCGCCGGATGATTCAGTACCGGAAGGGAAAGACGCCACCGACAATGTGACGGTCCGGACCTGGGGTCACGAAGGTCGCAAACCGCCCGGTTTCAAGATGCGGCCCCACTACGAAGTCGCCGAGCGGCTCGCCATCATCGATTTCGAGCGCGCGGTCAAGGTCACCGGCTCTCGTTTCGTTTTCCTGAAGGGTGCCGGAGCACGGCTCGAGCGCGCGCTGATCAACTTCATGATGGACTTGCACATTCGTGAGCACGCGTATACGGAGATCCTGCCGCCGCAACTGGTGAATCGAGCTTCGATGACCGGCACCGGCCAGCTTCCGAAGTTCGAGGAGGACGCCTTTCGCATCGAGAAGCGCGATCTCTTCCTGATCCCGACCGCCGAGGTGCCCGTCACAAATCTCTACCGCGACGAAGTGCTCGACGCCACGGATCTGCCCATCAAGCACGTCGCCTGGTCGACGAACTTTCGGAGCGAAGCGGGCGCCGCCGGCAAGGATACCCGTGGCTACATCCGGCTCCATCAGTTCAACAAGGTTGAGCTCGTGAAATTCGTCGAGCCTGCGACATCGATGGACGAGCTCGAGTCGCTGGTCAGGGACGCTGAGTCTGTGCTCCAGTTGCTCGAGATCCCCTATCGAGTGCTGCTGATGTGCACCGGCGATATGGGGTTTGCTCAATGGAAGAAGTACGACCTTGAGGCCTACGTCCCCGGTGACGACCGCTACCTCGAGGTCTCGTCCTGTTCGAACTTCGGCGACTTCCAGGCGCGCCGCGCCAATATCCGGTATCGGGAGAAGGGCGGTAAGCCGCAGTTCGTCCATACCCTCAACGGGTCCGGCCTGGCCCTGCCGCGCACCGTGGTCGCGATCATCGAGAATTATCAGCAGGAGGACGGCACCATCCGAGTACCCGCTGCGCTGCGCACCTACATGGGTGGTCTCGACGTCATTCGGTGAGCGGCGCGCTCCCGCAGACTTAGAGCGAAAGGAATCCGCTGATAGCCGGTTTGCATATGGCAGATGGCCATCACGAACGTCCAACAGGGCGTCATCACCGAGGCGGAGTTCGCCAAGATCTGCATCCTTACCTCGAACGGGCGGCTCATCCCAACCCGTGCACTGGCGGACGACGATCGCCGTGATTTCGAAATCCATATCCGGCGGCACTTCGGGGAGAGCTTGGCGGTCCAGCTCAAGACCGCCAAACGCCTCCGGCTCCATGGCCGATCGCGCGTCTTACAAGTCAATTTCCGGGAAAAGGCTCCACTGATCAGCGACCCTCGGCTGCTCTACTTCTTGGCGCATTTCGACATCAAGATCCGGGGCTTTACCGATCCCGTGTTCCTCGTTCCCTCACCGTTCTTTCACAAGCACGCGCTTCACGGGGTCGGCCGCGGCGCCATGCAGCTGCAGTTCAAGGCAAGCATGGAGCCGGACGCGAAAGACATGTGGGCACAGTGGGCACTGGAGCAGTCCGAACTCGGTCAGCGCGTGCTGCACATGCTCAACGCTCAGCCGGGCCACTCTCGCCTGGACCCGAAGGTTGAGCAGCTGATCGCGATGAGCGGCACCGTCTGGCTTCATCGGCCGTCGTCAATCGTCGTCCCCAAGCGTAACCGAGCGGCGTAAGCGTCCGTATTATTGATGCTCGCCGGAGGGATGGCCGAGTGGTCGATGGCGGTGGTCTTGAAAACCACTAAGGTGCAAGCCTTCGGGGGTTCGAATCCCTCTCCCTCCGCCACGTTCTGAATACGAATCGGATAGCCTTCCCTGCTAATTTCTCTACACAGGATGCGCTCCAAACCGATGTGCTGACGGCAACCGTGACGGCAACCGCGCGAAAACGGTGTCCTCATCCCTGATCAAGGCTGCGACTTGACATCGTGCGCGAGCCGCTCGTCGGACCTGCGATCCTGCACCGGTAAGATCCAGAAGCATGGGTGGCACGTTGGGCGCCGC
This genomic stretch from Candidatus Dormiibacterota bacterium harbors:
- the serS gene encoding serine--tRNA ligase is translated as MLSLNFIHEHPDLVKEGARKKGEPAPVDEILRLDAERREMVTKLEQLKAEQNRRSAAMAKSRDEAAVEELRRMRDEVKALEQKVAPIDARLNALLLEVPNPPDDSVPEGKDATDNVTVRTWGHEGRKPPGFKMRPHYEVAERLAIIDFERAVKVTGSRFVFLKGAGARLERALINFMMDLHIREHAYTEILPPQLVNRASMTGTGQLPKFEEDAFRIEKRDLFLIPTAEVPVTNLYRDEVLDATDLPIKHVAWSTNFRSEAGAAGKDTRGYIRLHQFNKVELVKFVEPATSMDELESLVRDAESVLQLLEIPYRVLLMCTGDMGFAQWKKYDLEAYVPGDDRYLEVSSCSNFGDFQARRANIRYREKGGKPQFVHTLNGSGLALPRTVVAIIENYQQEDGTIRVPAALRTYMGGLDVIR
- the lysS gene encoding lysine--tRNA ligase, with translation MEAERSEQELQRRQKLQTLRSQGIEPYQSRFDRTHSSADGVALFEQAEKSSGAEARSDRVALAGRLVAIRVMGKATFAHIQDYAGRVQLLAKVDKLGEEAYKRFTDLDLGDIVGVHGTLFRTRRGEITCEIEDFVLLAKALRPLPEKYHGLKDKELRYRQRYLDLIANPEVMDVFLSRSRLVDETRTFLRGRAFVEVETPVLQAMAGGAAARPFRTHHNALDMDLYLRIALELYLKRLIIGGYDRVYEIGRIFRNEGMDQWHSPEYTMLELYQAYTDVEGMMELTESLVIHLVERVKGHPTIQYQGQEIAFTRPFKRIEMVDAVSRVVGQDVSKADVPALAALLKQYNIEPKPGLGWGGLVAELFEELVQDTLVQPTFVLGHPVEVSPLARRRTSDPRLTDRFELFIAGEEIANAFSELNDPDDQRTRFEDQARARAAGDEETHPMDEDFLTALEYGFPPTGGMGLGIDRLIAILTDQPSIRDVILFPNLRARHAES
- a CDS encoding FAD-dependent oxidoreductase; the protein is MGCATAFFAQRAGLKTIVLEKRPALATLTTPVATGAFRLQFDNPEEVELVRESVAFFDDLQQRVDLGLRHQGYLFVARTDDGARTQRDLVAAQRTWGLDDVELLDGPDARRRFPYLAGDIVNARFRQGDGWLDPRRLALELAQASGARFETGRLVTGFVREGDRVRGVTTPAGSVAAETVVIAAGPLSGPLGRLAGLDLPLATVRRQKLIIPDVPQVPPDAPMTIEFETGAHWRPAGRGAHALWTAPAPAEPPLDDVPTSAAFAFGLLDPTSDHALARTVPFWKDVWNSSRLSWWLQAGQYTYTPDRRPLLGPTEIPGLAVNTGYSGHGIMGSIGGSRRAVDAITGRLKPVDNPFRPDRPMHSRSFDIL